The Pseudomonas triclosanedens genome has a window encoding:
- a CDS encoding monovalent cation/H+ antiporter subunit A, producing MILALIIALPFFGVLLPLLSERFGRSACAAATGLVPLAGLLLLFSQRAVLGAEALVVGTPWLPELGLNLSLRLDGLGFLFALLILGIGLLVILYARYYLSEKEPAGRFFAFLLLFMGSMLGVVLSENLLLMLVFWELTSLSSFLLIGFWGYRSDARKGARMSLAVTGGGGLALLAGILLIGHIVGSFELSQVLAAREALLASPLFPVTLCLVLLGVFTKSAQFPFHFWLPHAMAAPTPVSAYLHSATMVKAGVFLLARLYPVLSGNDLWFYLVSLTGLATLLMGAFMALFQNDLKGLLAYSTISHLGLITLLFGLDSPMANVAAIFHIINHATFKASLFMAAGIIDHETGSRDMRRINGMWKYMPHTAVLAMVASASMAGVPLLNGFLSKEMFFGETLAQNMMGGFNWVIPTLATVAALFSVSYSVRFIHDVFFNGEPINLPNPHPHEPPRYMKVPVEILVLICLLVGIMPSLIVGPLLAGAAASSLNAPLPEYSLAIWHGFNAPLAMSFVATAGGVLLYVLRKPLFDWYAGLPAVDAKLVFEQQVQRVVRFAGRCTDLLENGSLQRYAMLLVLAAVVVVFVGLAPLSGVEGTREQASLDGITALGLVLLGLCGPLTVWFHRERLIALIILSIGGLLVALAFARFAAPDLALTQLSVEVVTMVLLMLALYYLPARTPAASSSLRRLRDFVVAVGAGVMVTLLAYAVLTRPYDSIASYYLENSVAGGGGHNVVNVILVDFRGFDTLGEITVLAIAAVGIFALLDGLRLLRREHDEAGRVWAADRFPPILSVLSRLMLPLALLVSVFIFLRGHNLPGGGFIAGLITSVALILQYIACGNRWVSTRLPLDYGRLAGLGVLVAGLTGLGSWFFGFPFLTSAFGHFNIPLIGEIELATAMLFDLGVYFTVVGATLLILSGLGGLTAPPGTPSLSKEAF from the coding sequence ATGATTCTGGCGCTGATCATTGCGCTGCCTTTCTTCGGAGTGCTGCTGCCGCTCCTGAGCGAGCGCTTCGGCCGTAGTGCCTGCGCGGCGGCGACCGGCCTGGTGCCGCTTGCCGGGTTGCTCCTGCTGTTCAGCCAGCGCGCGGTGCTCGGCGCCGAGGCACTGGTGGTCGGCACGCCCTGGCTGCCGGAACTGGGGCTTAATCTCAGTCTGCGCCTGGATGGCCTGGGTTTCCTCTTCGCTCTGTTGATTCTCGGGATCGGCCTGCTGGTCATCCTTTATGCCCGCTACTATCTGTCCGAAAAGGAACCCGCCGGGCGCTTCTTCGCATTTCTGCTGCTGTTCATGGGCTCCATGCTCGGCGTGGTGTTGAGCGAGAACCTGCTGCTGATGCTGGTGTTCTGGGAGCTGACCAGCCTGTCGTCGTTCCTGCTCATCGGCTTCTGGGGCTACCGCTCGGATGCCCGCAAGGGTGCGCGCATGTCGCTGGCGGTTACCGGTGGCGGCGGTCTCGCGCTGCTCGCCGGTATCCTGCTGATCGGCCACATCGTCGGCAGCTTCGAGCTGAGTCAGGTGCTGGCTGCCCGGGAAGCGCTGCTGGCCAGTCCTTTGTTCCCGGTGACACTGTGCCTGGTGCTGCTGGGTGTGTTCACCAAGTCCGCTCAGTTCCCGTTCCACTTCTGGCTACCCCATGCAATGGCGGCGCCGACGCCGGTTTCCGCCTATCTGCATTCGGCAACGATGGTCAAGGCCGGCGTGTTCCTGCTGGCGCGCCTGTATCCGGTGCTGTCGGGCAATGACCTGTGGTTCTACCTGGTCAGCCTGACCGGGCTTGCGACGCTGCTGATGGGCGCCTTCATGGCGCTGTTCCAGAATGACCTCAAGGGCCTGCTTGCGTACTCGACCATCAGCCATCTGGGGTTGATCACCCTGTTGTTCGGCCTGGACTCGCCGATGGCCAACGTCGCGGCGATCTTCCATATCATTAACCACGCCACCTTCAAGGCCTCGCTGTTCATGGCCGCTGGCATCATCGATCACGAGACCGGCAGCCGCGACATGCGCCGCATCAACGGCATGTGGAAGTACATGCCGCATACCGCGGTGCTGGCGATGGTGGCCTCAGCGTCAATGGCCGGCGTACCTTTGCTCAATGGCTTCCTCAGCAAGGAAATGTTCTTCGGCGAGACCCTGGCGCAGAACATGATGGGCGGTTTCAACTGGGTGATTCCGACCCTGGCCACGGTAGCGGCGCTGTTTTCGGTGAGCTACTCGGTACGCTTCATCCACGACGTATTCTTCAACGGCGAACCGATCAACCTGCCCAACCCGCATCCCCATGAGCCGCCGCGCTACATGAAGGTGCCGGTGGAGATCCTTGTGCTGATCTGCCTGCTGGTGGGGATCATGCCGTCGCTGATCGTCGGCCCTCTGCTGGCCGGTGCCGCCGCATCGAGCCTGAATGCGCCGCTGCCCGAGTACAGCCTGGCGATCTGGCACGGTTTCAATGCGCCGCTGGCGATGAGCTTCGTCGCCACTGCAGGCGGTGTGCTGCTCTACGTCCTGCGCAAGCCGCTGTTCGACTGGTACGCCGGCCTGCCTGCGGTGGATGCCAAGCTGGTGTTCGAGCAGCAGGTGCAGCGCGTGGTGCGCTTCGCTGGGCGCTGTACCGATCTCCTCGAAAACGGCTCGTTGCAGCGTTACGCCATGTTGCTGGTGCTGGCGGCGGTGGTCGTCGTGTTCGTCGGCCTCGCGCCGCTATCGGGTGTCGAAGGCACGCGGGAGCAGGCCTCGCTGGACGGCATCACAGCCCTGGGCCTGGTGCTGCTTGGGCTGTGCGGGCCGCTCACCGTATGGTTCCACCGCGAGCGCCTGATCGCGCTGATCATCCTGAGCATCGGCGGCCTGCTGGTGGCCCTGGCTTTTGCCCGTTTCGCCGCACCGGATCTCGCGCTGACCCAGTTGTCGGTCGAAGTGGTAACGATGGTTCTGCTGATGCTGGCGCTGTACTACCTGCCCGCGCGTACACCTGCCGCCTCCAGCAGCCTGCGTCGCTTGCGCGACTTCGTGGTGGCGGTCGGCGCCGGGGTGATGGTGACCCTGCTGGCCTATGCGGTGCTGACCCGTCCATACGACAGCATCGCCAGTTATTACCTGGAAAACAGCGTTGCCGGCGGTGGCGGCCATAACGTGGTGAACGTGATCCTGGTCGACTTCCGTGGTTTCGATACCCTCGGTGAGATCACCGTGCTGGCGATTGCCGCAGTGGGGATCTTCGCCCTGCTCGACGGCCTGCGCCTGCTGCGCCGCGAGCACGATGAGGCGGGCCGCGTCTGGGCAGCGGATCGCTTCCCGCCGATTCTCTCGGTGCTGTCGCGGCTGATGCTGCCCCTGGCTCTGCTGGTCTCGGTGTTCATCTTCCTGCGCGGCCACAACCTGCCGGGGGGCGGTTTCATCGCCGGCCTCATCACCTCGGTCGCGCTGATCCTGCAATACATCGCCTGCGGCAACCGCTGGGTGAGCACGCGCCTGCCGCTGGACTACGGCCGCCTGGCCGGGCTCGGCGTGCTGGTCGCCGGTCTCACCGGGCTGGGCAGCTGGTTCTTCGGCTTCCCGTTCCTGACCTCCGCATTCGGCCATTTCAATATTCCGCTCATCGGTGAGATCGAGTTGGCCACCGCGATGCTGTTCGACTTGGGCGTGTACTTCACAGTGGTGGGGGCGACCCTGCTCATTCTTTCGGGCCTTGGCGGGTTGACCGCGCCGCCGGGTACGCCCTCGCTGTCCAAGGAGGCGTTCTGA
- a CDS encoding Na+/H+ antiporter subunit C, which translates to MEALFAISLGLLTASGVYLLLRARTFPVVLGLTLLSYAVNLFLFAMGRLAGDPAVIGKVADAGDPIPQALVLTAIVIGFAMTAFVIVLALRGQAETGGDHVDGGNGQEGGLDR; encoded by the coding sequence ATGGAAGCGCTGTTCGCCATCTCCCTCGGCTTGCTGACCGCCAGTGGCGTCTATCTGTTGCTGCGCGCGCGGACCTTCCCGGTCGTGCTCGGCCTGACCCTGCTGTCCTATGCGGTCAACCTGTTCCTCTTCGCGATGGGCCGGCTGGCTGGCGACCCGGCGGTGATCGGCAAGGTCGCCGACGCCGGTGACCCGATTCCCCAGGCGCTGGTGCTGACCGCCATCGTCATCGGCTTTGCCATGACTGCGTTCGTGATCGTCCTCGCCCTGCGCGGGCAGGCGGAAACCGGCGGTGACCATGTCGACGGCGGAAACGGCCAGGAAGGAGGACTGGATCGATGA
- a CDS encoding monovalent cation/H+ antiporter subunit D, protein MNHWLILPVLLPLFAGCLLLLASALGERLQRGLSLLATLALLPLSAVLLQQADSGAIQYYALGNWQPPFGIILVLDRLSALMLAATALLASLSMVYALRGDDRRGKRFHALFQFQLLGLNGAFLTGDLFNLFVFFEILLIASYALLLHGGGAGRVRAGVHYVVLNLVGSAFFLIAVGTLYGITGTLNMAHMAERVALLNAGQAPLVHAAALLLLVVFGLKAALLPLYFWLPKAYAEASAPVAALFSIMTKVGIYSILRVYTLIFGDQAGELANVAQAWLWPLALAGIVAGALGALAATTLQGLLSYLVVVSAGTLLAALALGTQAALSAALYYMLHSIWVAGGLFLLADLIARQRGDKGGRLVQGPALLQPHLLGGAFFFGAIAVAGLPPLSGFIGKLMLLRSVSGGSEAIALWSVVLVSGLVTIVALSRAGSTLFWRTGRTVLGSAEREPVKMLATFGLLASAPLMVVAARPLLGYAQATAAQLLDVGLYTQAILLGGGA, encoded by the coding sequence ATGAATCATTGGCTGATCCTGCCGGTCCTGTTGCCGCTGTTCGCCGGCTGCCTGCTGCTGCTCGCCAGTGCTCTGGGCGAGCGTTTGCAGCGTGGCCTGTCGCTGCTCGCCACGCTGGCGTTGCTGCCGCTGTCCGCGGTTTTACTGCAACAGGCCGACAGTGGCGCGATCCAGTACTACGCGCTGGGCAACTGGCAACCGCCCTTCGGCATCATTCTGGTGCTGGATCGCCTGAGCGCGTTGATGCTGGCGGCCACGGCATTGCTGGCCAGCCTGTCGATGGTCTACGCGCTGCGTGGCGACGACCGCCGCGGCAAGCGCTTCCACGCTCTGTTCCAGTTCCAGTTGCTGGGCCTGAACGGGGCGTTCCTCACCGGTGACCTGTTCAACCTCTTCGTATTCTTCGAGATCCTGCTGATCGCCTCTTATGCACTGCTGCTGCACGGCGGCGGGGCGGGGCGGGTGCGCGCGGGTGTGCATTATGTGGTGCTCAACCTCGTGGGTTCGGCGTTCTTCCTGATCGCGGTGGGTACGCTCTACGGCATCACCGGCACGCTGAACATGGCGCACATGGCCGAGCGCGTGGCGTTGCTGAACGCCGGGCAAGCGCCGTTGGTACACGCCGCGGCGCTGTTGCTGCTGGTGGTGTTCGGCCTCAAGGCGGCACTGCTGCCGCTGTACTTCTGGTTGCCCAAGGCCTACGCCGAGGCCAGTGCGCCGGTGGCTGCGCTGTTCTCGATAATGACCAAGGTGGGCATCTACTCGATCCTGCGGGTGTACACGCTGATCTTCGGCGACCAGGCCGGCGAGCTGGCCAACGTGGCACAGGCGTGGCTCTGGCCGCTGGCGCTGGCGGGCATCGTCGCCGGTGCGCTCGGTGCGCTGGCTGCCACCACGCTGCAGGGCCTGCTGTCGTACCTGGTGGTGGTTTCCGCCGGAACCCTGCTGGCGGCGCTGGCGCTGGGCACCCAGGCGGCTCTGTCGGCGGCGCTCTACTACATGCTGCACAGTATCTGGGTCGCGGGCGGGCTGTTCCTGCTCGCCGACCTGATCGCCCGCCAGCGCGGCGACAAGGGGGGCCGCCTGGTTCAGGGCCCGGCGCTGTTGCAACCGCATCTGTTGGGCGGCGCATTCTTCTTTGGTGCCATTGCCGTTGCCGGCCTGCCTCCGCTTTCGGGCTTCATCGGCAAGCTGATGCTGCTGCGCTCGGTGAGCGGCGGCAGCGAAGCCATAGCGCTGTGGAGCGTGGTGCTGGTCAGTGGCCTGGTCACTATCGTCGCTCTCAGTCGCGCGGGCAGCACGCTGTTCTGGCGCACTGGGCGTACGGTGCTGGGCAGTGCCGAGCGTGAGCCGGTGAAGATGCTGGCGACCTTCGGCCTGCTGGCCAGCGCACCGCTGATGGTGGTCGCTGCGCGGCCGCTGCTGGGCTATGCGCAGGCGACGGCGGCGCAATTGCTGGATGTCGGCCTCTATACCCAGGCGATCCTTCTGGGAGGTGGCGCATGA
- a CDS encoding Na+/H+ antiporter subunit E — MIRRVLPHPLLSVVLLLSWLLMVNDFSLGHWVLGAFLGLALPLLCRNLLLSAPRIRRPGLLLRFIALVLYDIVVANLQVAKLVLGPRSRLQPGFVEIPLELTDDLAITILASVITLTPGTCSADLSADRRTLLVHGIDVPDPQALVADIKARYEAPLKEVFECSAT, encoded by the coding sequence ATGATCCGGCGCGTTCTGCCGCATCCGTTGCTCAGCGTGGTTCTGCTGCTGAGCTGGCTGCTGATGGTCAACGATTTTTCCCTGGGGCACTGGGTGCTCGGCGCATTTCTTGGCCTGGCGCTACCGCTGCTGTGCCGCAACCTGCTGCTGTCCGCGCCGCGCATCCGCCGGCCGGGCCTGCTGCTGCGCTTCATCGCGCTGGTTCTGTACGACATCGTGGTGGCCAACCTGCAAGTGGCGAAGCTGGTGCTGGGGCCGCGCAGCCGCCTGCAACCCGGCTTCGTGGAGATCCCGCTGGAGCTGACCGATGACCTGGCCATCACCATCCTTGCCAGTGTCATCACCCTGACGCCCGGAACCTGCTCGGCCGACCTGAGCGCGGACCGCCGGACCCTGCTGGTCCACGGTATTGACGTGCCGGACCCGCAGGCACTGGTGGCCGACATCAAGGCCCGCTACGAGGCGCCGTTGAAGGAGGTGTTCGAATGCTCGGCTACATGA
- a CDS encoding K+/H+ antiporter subunit F, whose protein sequence is MLGYMIPVCLALLGLAVLLTVARLIRGPGAADRILALDTLSIEAIALIVLFGMWKGSGLYFEAALLIAVMGFVSTVALSKFLLRGDIIE, encoded by the coding sequence ATGCTCGGCTACATGATTCCCGTTTGCCTGGCGCTGCTCGGGCTTGCCGTGCTGCTGACGGTGGCCCGGCTGATTCGCGGCCCGGGCGCGGCCGACCGCATCCTGGCGCTGGACACGCTGTCGATCGAAGCCATCGCGCTGATCGTGCTGTTCGGCATGTGGAAGGGCAGCGGCCTGTACTTCGAGGCGGCGCTGCTGATCGCGGTGATGGGTTTCGTCAGCACCGTGGCCCTGTCCAAGTTCCTGCTGCGCGGAGACATCATCGAATGA
- a CDS encoding Na+/H+ antiporter subunit G encodes MSVLIEALVCLLLLAGSLFALLGAIGLYRLPDFYTRLHAPTKASTLGVGGVILASMLYFSTRGEGVSLHELLITVFLFITAPISAHLLAKAAMQQRAPVKPGTEGKPWE; translated from the coding sequence ATGAGTGTTCTGATCGAAGCGCTGGTCTGCCTGCTGCTGCTTGCCGGCAGCCTGTTCGCCCTACTCGGCGCCATCGGCCTGTACCGACTGCCGGACTTCTACACCCGCCTGCACGCACCGACCAAGGCCTCCACCCTGGGCGTGGGCGGGGTGATCCTGGCCTCGATGCTGTACTTCAGCACCCGTGGCGAGGGCGTCAGCCTGCATGAACTGCTGATCACCGTGTTCCTGTTCATCACCGCGCCGATCAGTGCGCATTTGCTGGCCAAGGCTGCCATGCAACAGCGCGCACCGGTGAAGCCGGGTACCGAGGGCAAGCCCTGGGAGTAA
- a CDS encoding DMT family transporter: MQQSRPFALACLVLAMALWGSSFIALKFAFQEMPAMWVIFARMALGSLIFLVAWRWRGRIDYRPGDWKWLLALAACEPCLYFIFESLALQHTSAAQAGMITALLPLLVAMGAFFLLREKIARNTWLGFALAVLGALWLTLASEANGHAPNPLLGNFYELLAMLCATGYTLLLKHLSARYSPFILTAMQAFIGSLFFLPLALVSSGLPSMPGISGLLALVYLGSVVTVGAYGLYNFGVSRLPASQATGFINLIPVFTLIFAALLLGEVLTGQQALAAALVFAGVGLSQWRSASPTAPAGVLD, encoded by the coding sequence ATGCAGCAATCCCGGCCGTTCGCCCTGGCGTGTCTGGTGTTGGCCATGGCGCTCTGGGGCAGTTCCTTCATTGCACTGAAATTCGCCTTCCAGGAAATGCCGGCTATGTGGGTGATTTTCGCGCGCATGGCCCTCGGCAGTCTGATCTTCCTCGTCGCCTGGCGCTGGCGTGGGCGAATCGATTACCGGCCGGGCGACTGGAAATGGCTGCTCGCGCTGGCAGCATGCGAGCCGTGCCTGTATTTCATCTTCGAATCCCTCGCGCTACAGCACACCAGCGCCGCCCAGGCCGGCATGATCACGGCACTGTTGCCGCTGCTGGTGGCGATGGGGGCGTTCTTCCTGCTGCGCGAGAAGATCGCCCGCAACACGTGGCTGGGCTTCGCCCTGGCGGTGCTCGGCGCGCTGTGGCTGACCCTGGCCAGTGAGGCGAATGGGCATGCGCCCAATCCGCTTCTGGGCAACTTTTACGAGTTGCTGGCGATGCTCTGCGCCACCGGCTACACCTTGCTGCTCAAGCATCTGTCGGCGCGCTATTCGCCGTTCATCCTGACGGCCATGCAGGCGTTCATCGGTTCACTGTTTTTCCTGCCGTTGGCGCTGGTCAGTTCCGGATTGCCGAGCATGCCCGGCATCAGCGGCCTGCTGGCGCTGGTCTATCTTGGCAGCGTGGTGACCGTAGGTGCCTACGGTCTCTACAACTTCGGCGTCAGCCGCCTGCCGGCGAGCCAGGCGACCGGCTTCATCAACCTGATCCCGGTGTTCACCCTGATCTTCGCTGCGCTGCTGCTCGGCGAGGTGCTTACCGGCCAGCAGGCGCTGGCGGCTGCGCTGGTGTTCGCCGGGGTCGGCCTCAGCCAGTGGCGCAGCGCGTCGCCCACCGCACCGGCCGGCGTACTGGACTGA
- a CDS encoding PLP-dependent cysteine synthase family protein, with protein MPAQDRNWTREAIRIIEADFQRCADTHLVPLEMPGLPGVDLYFKDESSHPTGSLKHRLARSLFLYALCNGWLRPGAPVIEASSGSTAISEAYFARLLRLPFIAVVPASTSKEKIAQIAFYGGQSHLVEDPTQIYAESERLARETGGHFMDQFTYAERATDWRANNNIAESIFQQMRHERFPEPAWLVSSPGTGGTLATLGRFARYRRHDTRVMCADAERSVFFDCYCSGDRDLSLSYGSRIEGIGRPRVEASFLPEVIDACCKVPDDLSLAAMHYLAQRLGRRVGGSSGTNLIGALLVARQMVARGESGSVVTILCDSGERYETTYYNPLWLISQGFDLDPLIAAVRECAEEGSGLPGEIPAHGLC; from the coding sequence ATGCCCGCCCAAGACCGCAACTGGACCCGCGAGGCCATCCGCATCATCGAGGCGGATTTCCAGCGCTGTGCCGACACCCACCTAGTCCCGCTGGAGATGCCGGGGCTGCCCGGCGTCGACCTGTATTTCAAGGACGAGTCCAGCCATCCCACTGGCAGTCTCAAGCATCGCCTGGCGCGCTCGCTGTTCCTGTATGCGCTGTGCAACGGCTGGCTGCGCCCCGGTGCGCCGGTGATCGAAGCGTCCAGCGGTTCCACGGCGATTTCCGAGGCGTACTTCGCGCGGCTGCTGCGCTTGCCGTTCATTGCCGTGGTGCCGGCTTCCACCTCGAAGGAGAAGATCGCGCAGATCGCCTTCTACGGCGGCCAGTCGCACCTGGTGGAAGACCCGACGCAGATCTATGCCGAATCCGAACGGTTGGCCAGGGAAACCGGCGGCCACTTCATGGACCAGTTCACCTACGCCGAGCGCGCCACCGACTGGCGGGCGAACAACAACATCGCCGAATCGATCTTCCAGCAGATGCGCCATGAGCGCTTCCCGGAGCCGGCCTGGCTGGTCTCCAGCCCCGGCACCGGCGGAACCCTGGCGACTCTCGGACGCTTCGCCCGCTACCGCCGCCATGACACCCGGGTGATGTGCGCCGATGCCGAGCGCTCGGTGTTCTTCGATTGCTACTGCAGCGGCGACCGCGACCTGTCGCTGAGCTACGGCTCGCGCATTGAGGGTATTGGCCGGCCGCGCGTCGAGGCGTCGTTCCTGCCCGAGGTGATCGATGCCTGCTGCAAGGTGCCCGATGACCTTTCGCTGGCGGCCATGCACTACCTGGCGCAGCGGCTGGGGCGGCGTGTCGGTGGCTCCAGCGGCACCAACCTGATCGGTGCGCTGCTGGTCGCCCGGCAGATGGTGGCCCGTGGTGAGAGCGGCTCGGTGGTGACCATTCTCTGCGACAGTGGCGAGCGCTACGAGACCACCTACTACAACCCGCTCTGGCTGATTTCCCAGGGCTTCGACCTCGATCCGCTGATCGCCGCGGTGCGTGAGTGCGCGGAAGAGGGCAGCGGATTGCCCGGGGAGATTCCCGCGCATGGCCTTTGCTGA